The following coding sequences lie in one Apium graveolens cultivar Ventura chromosome 3, ASM990537v1, whole genome shotgun sequence genomic window:
- the LOC141710737 gene encoding uncharacterized protein LOC141710737 isoform X1, which yields MDIPASTGDGTGGSSSRPTTSHGTIKYDSKEVSNLLCEDDPGHDTYSSLVSANIGGSMTFMGSQLLTLDGTSREPGVLNTVRPEPSSSSVQSLGSSELIQSITDTLIQIVEEIKQFPELFAALSATNALVILQSFVAGSVGPDARAVSSRQLGLVNDNLMLIRQKYAEVASSSKLPHGADSGGVGLYRTDCSNVELNVYSLPSGEKDQFADSYNKEPNLTMGGETKERNDGSKFVNNEVDDKDGQRMETTDGDSCFKHALANLVKELLDPIYIRDQIDRDTYKKIVKKVVTKVTLSVPSTPQTQENIKKYLSTFKPNISKLVKDYIKIFVKEKANLA from the exons ATGGATATTCCAGCTTCTACTGGGGATGGTACGGGTGGCAGCAGCAGTAGACCCACAACCAGTCATGGCACTATAAAATATGATTCAAAAGAAGTGTCCAATCTTCTTTGTGAGGATGATCCTGGGCATGATACATACAG TTCTCTGGTTAGTGCTAATATTGGAGGATCTATGACTTTTATGGGAAGCCAGTTACTGACACTGGATGGGACATCCAGAGAACCTGGTGTTCTAAATACAGTAAGACCAGAACCATCATCATCGTCAGTCCAGTCCTTAGGGAGCAGTGAGCTGATCCAAAGCATTACTGACACATTAATTCAGATTGTTGAAGAAATAAAACAGTTTCCGGAATTGTTTGCAGCTTTAAGTGCTACAAACGCACTGGTAATCTTGCAGTCTTTTGTTGCTGGTTCTGTGGGTCCTGATGCTCGAGCTGTGTCATCAAGACAGTTAGGTCTTGTTAATGATAATTTGATGCTGATCAGACAGAAATATGCTGAGGTTGCATCTTCATCAAAGTTACCTCATGGTGCTGATTCAGGCGGTGTTGGTCTGTATAGGACTGACTGTAGTAATGTTGAACTAAATGTTTACAGCCTTCCGTCAGGTGAAAAAGATCAATTTGCTGACAGTTACAATAAAGAACCAAATTTAACCATGGGTGGAGAAACAAAAGAAAGAAACGATGGAAGTAAATTTGTTAATAATGAGGTAGATGACAAAGATGGTCAGAGAATGGAAACCACTGATGGGGACAGTTGCTTCAAGCATGCGCTTGCAAATTTAGTTAAGGAGCTTCTTGACCCAATATATATCAGAGATCAAATTGACAGAGATACTTAcaagaaaattgtaaaaaaagTTGTTACGAAGGTGACTTTGAGTGTCCCAAGCACACCTCAGACGCAAGAAAACATTAAAAAATATCTGTCTACTTTTAAGCCAAATATCTCAAAACTCGTAAAG GATTACATAAAGATATTTGTGAAGGAAAAAGCAAATTTAGCTTGA
- the LOC141710737 gene encoding uncharacterized protein LOC141710737 isoform X2 — MDIPASTGDGTGGSSSRPTTSHGTIKYDSKEVSNLLCEDDPGHDTYSANIGGSMTFMGSQLLTLDGTSREPGVLNTVRPEPSSSSVQSLGSSELIQSITDTLIQIVEEIKQFPELFAALSATNALVILQSFVAGSVGPDARAVSSRQLGLVNDNLMLIRQKYAEVASSSKLPHGADSGGVGLYRTDCSNVELNVYSLPSGEKDQFADSYNKEPNLTMGGETKERNDGSKFVNNEVDDKDGQRMETTDGDSCFKHALANLVKELLDPIYIRDQIDRDTYKKIVKKVVTKVTLSVPSTPQTQENIKKYLSTFKPNISKLVKDYIKIFVKEKANLA; from the exons ATGGATATTCCAGCTTCTACTGGGGATGGTACGGGTGGCAGCAGCAGTAGACCCACAACCAGTCATGGCACTATAAAATATGATTCAAAAGAAGTGTCCAATCTTCTTTGTGAGGATGATCCTGGGCATGATACATACAG TGCTAATATTGGAGGATCTATGACTTTTATGGGAAGCCAGTTACTGACACTGGATGGGACATCCAGAGAACCTGGTGTTCTAAATACAGTAAGACCAGAACCATCATCATCGTCAGTCCAGTCCTTAGGGAGCAGTGAGCTGATCCAAAGCATTACTGACACATTAATTCAGATTGTTGAAGAAATAAAACAGTTTCCGGAATTGTTTGCAGCTTTAAGTGCTACAAACGCACTGGTAATCTTGCAGTCTTTTGTTGCTGGTTCTGTGGGTCCTGATGCTCGAGCTGTGTCATCAAGACAGTTAGGTCTTGTTAATGATAATTTGATGCTGATCAGACAGAAATATGCTGAGGTTGCATCTTCATCAAAGTTACCTCATGGTGCTGATTCAGGCGGTGTTGGTCTGTATAGGACTGACTGTAGTAATGTTGAACTAAATGTTTACAGCCTTCCGTCAGGTGAAAAAGATCAATTTGCTGACAGTTACAATAAAGAACCAAATTTAACCATGGGTGGAGAAACAAAAGAAAGAAACGATGGAAGTAAATTTGTTAATAATGAGGTAGATGACAAAGATGGTCAGAGAATGGAAACCACTGATGGGGACAGTTGCTTCAAGCATGCGCTTGCAAATTTAGTTAAGGAGCTTCTTGACCCAATATATATCAGAGATCAAATTGACAGAGATACTTAcaagaaaattgtaaaaaaagTTGTTACGAAGGTGACTTTGAGTGTCCCAAGCACACCTCAGACGCAAGAAAACATTAAAAAATATCTGTCTACTTTTAAGCCAAATATCTCAAAACTCGTAAAG GATTACATAAAGATATTTGTGAAGGAAAAAGCAAATTTAGCTTGA